GGCATGAGTGCTGCATTTTAAGAGGAGTGTTAGCCCTGTGCACGCCATAATGGGCCTTGAGGTTACCTTTGGTGGAGAATGCACGGCCACAGATTTTGCACTTATAGGGCCTCTCGCCGGTGTGTGTACGGTAATGCATTTTCAGCGAGCTCTGGCAACTGAGCACCCTATGGCAGATTACGCACTCGTTGGGGTCATTGGTTCTCTTTTCCAGGCCATCCACCATCTGCTGAAGTTTTGCAGTCCCAGAGCTCTGTTCTCCTGGGAGGGCACTACCATTCATATGATGCAGCACTCCAAGCAGCTCTTTAGTGTCCTTCTGATTGGGATCCAGTCCAGTCTCTTGGCCAAACAAGTTAGAGGAAACAGATGGGGAGCCATCACTCGTTGATGGGGAAGGTCTCTGGGAAAATGGGTTCTCTGCAAAGCTCTCAAATGTTTTCAAGCCTGGCATGGATGAGGGGTGGAACCCAGCAACAGGATGGCCTAGCATAGGCTTAATTTCAGTCAAATTTGACTCATCCATGGGCACAGACATGCCAAAGGGAATGCCACTGCTGGTGGGAATATTGTCAAGGTGCTCTGGCACAGGATGCGGGTTCATGCTGATGTTTGGGTACTTGTCTTTATGCCTCTGGAAATGCACTTTGAGGTTTCCTTTGGTTGTGAAGCGGTTTCCACAAATGTTGCACTTGAAGGGCCTCTCGCCGGTGTGAGAGCGCAAGTGAATCTGGAGAGCACTGTCATTGCCAAAGGTCTTTCCGCAGTACTTACACTTATGCTTGTACAATGAGTCACCGTTCTTTGACTCTGGTGTGAGGTTCAGCATCTTTGTCTTCACTTTTTTGGAGGACTCGATCCCTGCTTGGATACCACTGAAGGTGCTGGAGAAGCCCATTACACCTGGTGACTGTGGCAATAGTGCTGGTAAACGGCTAGCCAGATCTGGAATGCccttcaaaatgtctgttttagaAGTCATTGAAGCCAGTCCTGCAGGTAGAGACGTAGGGATGCCGGTGGGGAGAGGTAGTTTACCTTGCTTCATTGTCTCCATAGAAAGGCTCTGACTGCCGGTCCTTTTTCCTATCAATGCcgctgcagcagacagctgttgaGAGAGATGTGCACCAAGAGCTTTCAGAGGGTCCATTACTGCCCCTACTGATGACTGCAGACCCTGTGGAGTCATCATGGCTACCTGGATTCGAATCTGTTCTGTGAGCTGGAtttgctgtagctgctgttgctggaggCACACTAACTGTTCCAAGATCATCGGGATGGCCTGGATGGCTTCCTGTGATGAGGGAGGAGATTTATTATTTGAAGAATGTTGGGAGACAGCCACCTTAGTGTCTGCCATGGTTTCAAGAGTGACATTTGAATCTTGGAGTTTGGACAATGCATGGAAAGCCATCTCAGGGCTGGCAGCCACCTCTTCCCGGTCCCGTTGTCCCAAGTCCTCTGCATTCTCGTCCTCTGTTCTCTCCATGTTCTCTGTATTGATATTTGACAGGGAATGACTGCTGGACCGACTGTCATCATGGTCACTCGTTAGGCCATCGGGAGAGCCTTGCGAGTACTCCTCAGGCACTTCATTGCCATCTCCATCTTTCATGATGACCACTTGCTGACTTTTAGTGCAATTTTTCTCATGCTCAAGAAATTCTGCTTCATCAAAGAACTCGGCACAGCACTTGTTGCAGACCCTGGTCTCCTCCATTCTGAACCTCTTCACTTCGTTTCCAGTCTCCTCAGCTTCATCATCTTGAAGAATCCCTAAAAACAAGAGGATACATGATTTGAATGACTGCTTGTCATACAGTTAAGACAACATTTGATGGATACAGTAATATTTGGGGGGAAAATTAATTTAGCATAGTCATAATATAGTCCAGTATAATCAGTCGCAACTTTTGAAAACAATATTAGAGGTCATGTCCAGATAAGTCAAAATGTGTTAAGAGAGAACAGATACAACACACCAGCctgtaatattttcactttgtgATGCTTATTATTAAATGCTGTGACTATGTGCGGATTTGAGCCTATTTTAATCTTTGAGGcttcagtttgctgtgtttATTGGATAGTCCCGTTcctcttattttgtccactccCTGTAGGTCTCTGCACTGGCTGTTGTCAGCAgggccagcagagggcaatcATCTACCTGTGACACTATCCAGAACAATgtccacaaagacaaagagccCTGAGCattaaattactgtttctgAAACATGCCACCAAGCACTTGCTAAAAATCAGATCTGTTTCCACTGGCGCCACGTGTGGGGCCACACTAAGATCCAGTAAAGGATGAATCTATCTTCCACAGTAAGAAATTAATCTCTATAAAACAAAGTTTACTATGCAAACatggga
This region of Chaetodon auriga isolate fChaAug3 chromosome 10, fChaAug3.hap1, whole genome shotgun sequence genomic DNA includes:
- the sall4 gene encoding sal-like protein 4 yields the protein MSRRKQAKPQHIDSDEPVSLGNGILQDDEAEETGNEVKRFRMEETRVCNKCCAEFFDEAEFLEHEKNCTKSQQVVIMKDGDGNEVPEEYSQGSPDGLTSDHDDSRSSSHSLSNINTENMERTEDENAEDLGQRDREEVAASPEMAFHALSKLQDSNVTLETMADTKVAVSQHSSNNKSPPSSQEAIQAIPMILEQLVCLQQQQLQQIQLTEQIRIQVAMMTPQGLQSSVGAVMDPLKALGAHLSQQLSAAAALIGKRTGSQSLSMETMKQGKLPLPTGIPTSLPAGLASMTSKTDILKGIPDLASRLPALLPQSPGVMGFSSTFSGIQAGIESSKKVKTKMLNLTPESKNGDSLYKHKCKYCGKTFGNDSALQIHLRSHTGERPFKCNICGNRFTTKGNLKVHFQRHKDKYPNISMNPHPVPEHLDNIPTSSGIPFGMSVPMDESNLTEIKPMLGHPVAGFHPSSMPGLKTFESFAENPFSQRPSPSTSDGSPSVSSNLFGQETGLDPNQKDTKELLGVLHHMNGSALPGEQSSGTAKLQQMVDGLEKRTNDPNECVICHRVLSCQSSLKMHYRTHTGERPYKCKICGRAFSTKGNLKAHYGVHRANTPLKMQHSCPICQKKFTNAVVLQQHIRMHMGGQIPNTPMPENQFEAAEAMESSLPEDTMDTNGFDANMEDHEAELNPHKPNDVSESLPSASEEQPQQHVPPAVFSSLDVLKNLTSALALKRQSSTTSESEGTSKESPSAPREQEYQNGRSPAVSDSAMSFHSSSPVNNNTSSCKSPESAIDDYARGVSKPEADGGAQSGTESGGALDLTASSSFTPKAIKEEPGVPFTNGDYVPSNMPFMRIPSSLASLEMKIPPENPLGPHGLFSSHMPQGTAMPSISAAPRRSTKQHVCNVCSKNFSSASALQIHERTHTGEKPFACNICGRAFTTKGNLKVHIGTHMWNNSSRRGQRLSLDNPMALMAMSSEAKMLPEMMQAPKELGAPQINFDPSLWNQYAAAFSGGLTMKTNEISVIQGGGIPLPGSPAGGPLIGSTGGLMKMDGSHSGLPATMAEIEKNGSDNVPKSQFPHFMEEGKIAVN